AGTTACTTGGCGGGGCAACTTTCGTGGTCATGCAATTACGTTGTGTTGTTGAATAAAGAAGACACAAAACTTGATATGACGGGTTGGGTGACGCTGATAAATAATTCGGGGACAACATTCAAGGATGCAGGATTGAAATTAGTTGCAGGCGATGTGAATATTGTCCGGCAACAATTTGATTATGAGGCGCGTGGAGTGATGGCGATGAAAACAATGGATGCCGCCGAACCGCAATTCAAACAGACAGATTTATTTGAGTATAAACTTTATTCGCTTCAACGGAAAACCGATTTGAAAGATAATGAGACAAAGCAAATCGAATTAACGTCCGGGAAGAATGTAGCAAGTAAAAAAGTGTTCATCTACGACGGGATGTCGAACGAGTGGCGGTGGTACCGGAATAACTACTCGTATCGTTCGGAGGGAAATTTCGGTCAACAGTCAAATCCCAAAGTCGGTGTATTCGTGACATTCAAAAATGAAAAGGATGCGGGACTTGGAATTGCATTGCCAAAAGGAAAAGTACGTGTCTATAAACGGGATGACGAAGGAAAAGAACAATTCATCGGCGAGGACGAGATTGACCACACTCCGAAAGATGAGGAACTTCGTCTCTACTTAGGCAATGCGTTTGATATTGTTGGCGAGCGTGTACAGAAAGATTTCAAATCGTTTTCGAACGGGCGGGTTGTCGAGGAAACTATCGAAATCAAAGTTCGCAATCATAAATCTGAACAAGCGGAAGTTCTTGTGTATGAACACCCTTGGCGATGGAGCGAATGGGAAATCACCAAGAGCAACACCGAGTGGCAGAAGGTTGACCAATCCACACTCAAGTTTCCTGTGAAGATTGCAAAGGATGGGGAGAAAGTGGTGACGTACACGATTAGATATTCGTGGTGATGATTAGTTTGATTCATTGTTGACGGTTGACAGTTCGTAGTTTGTCCTCATCAAGGTAGAAAGCGTTAGAGAAAGTAATTTCTGTAACGCTTTTTTGTTGTATTGTTCAACACGTACAATTGAATAATTCATCACTACGCTTACTTGTTGCTGTATAATTATTTAGCAGAATATTTCTTGATTCGATTCGGTTTGTGTTGAAGGATGCAACGCTTACCAAGTTGAAGTTTTCTACACAATCGAAATTTTCCTTCTTTTCAATTTCTTTTTAGCTGATTTATCGGAGTTGTTCGGGTACGTCTTCGTGGCACAATTCTTTCCTTAGTAATGAGCAAATGAGCCTGCTGTTTCATTCGGCTCACAAGTGAAAACTATTTGAACATTAACTACCTAAGGAATTACAAAAATGACTGTACTATTTGTCATTGCAACTATCATTGTCTTTTTAACTATTGATTGGTTCGTGCGAAGAGCGAAGGAACGGAAAGCCGCTCCCGTTCTCGCACAGAAACCTGTCATGCAATCTTTTTCCGTCCGTACGCCGGAAGGAATTTACTTCGCGCCTTCCCACACATGGATGAATCTCTTCCCGTCCGGCAAAGTCAGAATCGGAATTGACGATTTTGTCAGCCGTATGTTGGATAAACCACGTGTCACGATGCTGAAAAAGGCAGGCGAGAAAGTCGGAAAAGGTGAACCAATTTTATTACTTCAGGAAAATGAACACTCGATGACCGTTCGTTCTCCCATCGAATGTGAAATCCTCAATACGAATGAAGATTTGCTACAACATCCTGACCTGATGCAAACAAATCTCTTCAGCGATGGCTGGGCATACACAATTAAACCAACACGGTTTGCAGATTTACGCTCGCTCATGCTCGGTCCCGATACGCGCTCGTGGATGAACCGTGAGTTTGCACGGCTGAGAGATTTCGTTGCAGGCATTGGCGGAAGCGAACCGGTCCCCGCATTATTGCAGGATGGCGGACTTCCCGTTGCCGGCGCGATGAAGACGATGAGCAAAGAACTCTGTCGGCAATTTGAACATGAATTCCTCTCTGTCACTGAAAGGGAGATGTAATGACTACGAAAAAAGCAATGCTCATTGACCTGACATTGTGCGTCGGATGTAACGCATGTCAGGAAGCGTGCAAAACGGAAAATAAATTGCCTGAAGGAGAAGAACATTCTCTTTCCGCAACCGCTTACACCGCGTTGAATGAATATGACGGGACGTACGTGAGACGGATGTGTCAGCACTGCGTTGACCCAACGTGCGCATCCGTTTGCCCGGTCGGAGCGTTCGATAAATTGGCTTCCGGTCCGGTGTTGTATGATGAATCGAAGTGCATCGGATGCCGCTACTGTATGCAGGCGTGTCCGTTCCAGGTTCCGCGCTATCAGTGGAGCAGTACCTATCCAAAAGTGATGAAATGCAAGTTCTGTGCAGACAGACAGGCAAAAGGATTGCAACCTGCATGTACAGAAGCTTGTCCGAGCGGCGCGACAAAGTTCGGCAACCGCGACGATTTGGTTCGTGAAGCGTACGACAGAATCAAAGCCGAGCCGGAAAAATATGTCAACAAAGTTTATGGCGTTGATGAAGTCGGTGGGACATCCATTCTCTACATCTCAAGCGTTCCGTTCGAGCAACTCGGCTTCAAGACGAATTTGCAATCTACCGCGTTACCGATGCTGACGTGGAATGTTCTCTCGAAGATTCCGAACATTGTCAGTGTTGGCGGCGTGATGCTCTACGGCATCTGGTGGATTACGAATCGAAGAAAAGACGTTCAGAAGGTCGAGAAAGAACTTCTGGAAAAACGCGGCAACGGCAATCACTCATCAATGAATTAAGGAGAGAATATGAAAAATCTTTTATCAAAAATTACAGTATGGCGCGCAATTGCGTTTATGATTCTCGCAAGCGGCGTTGTAGCAACATATATCCGGTTCACACAAGGATTGGGCGAGTCAACAAATCTCAGCGATGAATTTCCGTGGGGTTTGTGGATTGGCTTTGATATTCTGTGCGGCGTTGGACTTGCGGCGGGTGGTTTTACTATCGCGGCAATCGTGTACATCTTCAACATCAAACGGTTTGAACCGATTGTGCGACCGACAATTCTCACAGCGTTTCTTGGTTACCTGCTCGTTATCGTTGCGCTCATGTTTGATTTGGGGCGACCGTTGCAAATCTGGCACGCACTCATTATGTGGAACCCGCGCTCGGTGATGTTTGAAGTTGCCTGGTGCGTGATGCTCTACACGACAGTGCTTTCGCTTGAGTTCGCCCCGGTTGTCCTCGAAAAATTCAAGATGACAAAAACGCTGAACATTTTACACAAAGTCAGTGTTCCGCTCATCATTCTCGGCGTGATACTTTCAACGCTTCATCAATCATCGCTCGGCTCGCTCTATCTTATTGTGCCGGAGAAGTTGTACGGTTTATGGTACTCGCCATACTTGCCTGTCTTCTTTTTCGTTTCGGCAATTTCTGTCGGTTGTGCGATGGTGATATTTGAATCGTTCCTCAGCAGTCGTGCATTCAAACGCGGCTTGGAAATGGATTTACTTACGGAAATCGGGCGCATCAGCGTCGTCATGCTTGCGGTGTTAACAACGATGAAGGTCGTTGACTTGCTTGACCGGCATGCAATTTCGTTGCTCTTTATTCCGCGCATGGAAACATACTTATACTGGGCGGAAGTCTCAATCGGAATCCTGATTCCGATGGCGATGCTGGCAATCCGGAAGGTTCGTGAAAGTCATGGCGGATTATTTGCAAGCGCGGCGATGATTATCATCGGGTTCATCTTTAACAGAATGAACATTGGCATCACAGGTATGGAAGCATGGGCTGGGGTTTCATACTTCCCGAACTGGATGGAAATTTCTGTCACGTTAAGCATTGTTGTTCTCGGCTTTATCGTGTTTTCACTTGCGGCAAAGTATCTGCCAATTTTCAAGCATGAACAACCGAAGTTGCATGAAGTTGCATTGCATCCGCTGGTCGAAGATTTACTCTCAGTTTCTCAGCAACAACGCGCATAAAGAAAGTCATCACCGTGCAAGAGCAATCCCGTTTCTTCAATTTGACTGACGATGTTCCGTGCGTCTGGACAACGGCGGGAATTCTTTCGTACCAACTCTGCAACCGTGAGTACGATTGTTACGACTGCCCGATTGACCATGCGTTGCGGGAACATTTCTTTCATGAATCAATGCAACACCAACAGACTGCGCAGGCGACCCACGCAACACCGGCAGAACCGTTGCGTGCAGACCGCGTCTATAGTCATGGACATTGTTGGATTGAGAAACGGGATGCAAACACATTTCGGGTCGGAATCGAACCACAATTTGCGCGTGTTTTACTCATCCCGAAATCTATCGTACTTCCGTCGAAAGGACAAGCGCAGAAGAAAAAGCAAGCATCTGTGTGGATTATTTTAGAACAAGGAACATTTCCACTCGTTGCGCCGCTCGATGGAATGATTACGGAACGGAATCCCTTCGCGACAGAAAATCCGTCCGAAGCGCTTTCGCATCCGTTTGATGATGGATGGTTGTACGAACTCTCTTGCACGGCTGATGATGCGAACGGGTTGATGAATCATCTCGAAGCGAAAGAACAATACGAGCATGATATCAAACAGTTCAATGAACTTGTCCTCAACTCGCTGAAGCCAACTTCCGAAATCGGACCGACGCTCGCCGACGGCGGAGTGATGCTTCAGCATGTTGCCGACATGTTAGGTCAAAAAAAATATATCAAAATTCTCAGGGCGGTTTTCGGATGACGTCCTCTTGTTTCACTCTTGGTGAGTGAGATGACGGTATGAACTTCTCACGGCTGAGAAACATTTCCTATCTCAATGAAATAGTTCTCTAATTCCTTAGCTATTTCACCATTTCAGATGGCACACTGTTTGAAAATTCATCACTCAACAGTGTGCCTATGAAATTTTTTCACTCCCTGACGTTCCGCGTTCTGGGCGGGTCGTTTGTCCTCCTTCTTATCCTGTTTGGATTCTATTCGTATTTCGCGATTCAGTTTCACAGCGAACAAATGATGGAATATGTTTTGCAAAACGCAAGCCGTTCGAGCGACGTCATAAAAAAATCAACCCACTACAGCATGTTGCTGAACCGCCGAGAAGATGTGTATCAAATCATCAACACGATCGGAACAGAACCGGGCGTGGAAGGAATCCGCATTTACAACAAGCGGGGAGAAATTATGTTCTCCACGAACAAAGCGGAAGAACAAACGGCGGTAGACATGAACGCGGAAGCGTGCGTAGCATGTCATGAACAGCAACAACCGTTGCAGTCGCTCCCGATGGATAACCGGATGAGAATTTATCAATCGCAAAACGGACACAGGGTGTTGGGACTAATCAACCCGATTCGGAATGAACATGCTTGCTCGAACGCAGAGTGTCATGCGCATCCGGCAGAACGAACGGTGTTGGGTGTGCTTGATGTGCGCATGTCGCTCGACCAGGTGGACAAAGATATTTTTGAAGCGCAGGTACGTATGGGAATTTTTGCCGTGCTTGCGGTGATGGCGCTCGCCGTGTTTTCGTTACTGTTTGTGTACAACACCGTTCATCGTCCCGTGAAAAAACTTATCACGGGAACGAAAGAAATTTCATCAGGGAATCTTACGTATCACATTCCTTCCGATTCAAAAGACGAACTTGGAATGTTGGCACAGTCATTTAATGTGATGACGGAATCACTGAGAACGGTGATGGAGGAAAATGAACGCTGGTCGAACGAACTGGAAATCCGGGTGAAAGAAAAAACCGCCGAGTTGAAACGCCTGCACGAACAAATGCTTCAAATCGAAAAAATGGCTTCGCTCGGAAAACTTTCTGCGACCGTAGCGCATGAGTTAAACAACCCGCTCGAAGGAATTCTAACCTACTCGAAGTTGATAGCAAAACGCTTGCGGAAAGCGGAGCCACTTACAGAAGCCGCACAACAAATGCTGGAAGAATTGGAAGTAGTGTCGCGGGAAACACAACGGTGCGGAAACATCGTGAAAAATCTGCTTCTGTTCTCGCGGAAACAAGTCGGCGAACTGACGCTTGCCTCTGTCCGGCACATCGTAGAAAAAGCTGCGCAACTTGTTCAACATCATTTTCAGATTTCGAATGTCGAGTTTACGGCGGAATATCCACCTGAGGAAGTTGTATTGCTGTGCGATGAGAATCAGATTCAACAAGCGTTGATTGCATTGTTTGTCAATGCCGTTGAAGCGATGCACGGAGGAGGAAAAATTCATGTACAAGTTCGGAAGGAGCTGCAAAACGATTCCGTACTCATCGAAGTTTCCGATACGGGTGTAGGAATTGCCGAAGAAGATGTGCCGCATATTTTCGAGCCGTTCTTCACGACGAAGAAAGATGGCAAAGGTGTCGGCTTGGGACTTTCGGTCGTGTATGGAATTGTCGAGCGGCACGGCGGCGATATCTCCGTCCGTTCCGAGCATGAAAAAGGAACAACATTTACATTGGTGTTTCCACATAAGAAATAATTGTAGGGTCGAATTTCAATTCGACCATCATGGTGGACGAATTAAAATTTGTCCTACAAAAACATAAAGGAAAGAATTATGAACGAACACATTGCCTTATTAATAGTAGATGATGAACAAATCGTCCGGGATTCACTGACAAAATGGTTTCGCGAAGACGGGTACATTGTCGGCGCGGCGGCGAACGCGGCAGAAGCGTTGAGACTGATGCAGGAACAACGATGGCACATTATTTTGCTCGATATTAAAATGCCCGGCATGGACGGAATGGAATTGCAACAACGCATCCGCGATATTGATGCGCACGCAATCATCATCTTCATCACCGCTCATGCTTCGGTTGATACGGCGGTGCAGGCGCTCAAGTGCGGCGCGTTCGATTACATCACGAAACCGATTGACCCCGACCATCTTTCGCATCTTGTCAGCAATGCCATCAAGCAACGCGCACTTGCAATGGAAAACCTGAAACTGAAAGAACAAGTTGTCGAGTTCTCAAAACCGGATGAAATCATCGGTGATTCATCACAAATAAAAAAAGTGTTCGAGATGATTAAGACCGTGGCAGGGACGGATACGACAGTGATGATTCGGGGAGAAAGCGGAACGGGAAAAGAATTAATTGCGCGGGCGATTCATGCAAACAGTCAACGAAGATATTTCCCGATTGTTACTATCAATTGCGGCGCGTTGCCGGAAGGAGTGTTGGAGAGTGAATTATTCGGTCATGAACGAGGAGCGTTCACCGGAGCGCAATACCGCCGGAAAGGAAAACTCGAACTTGCCGATGGCGGAACGCTGTTCCTCGATGAAGTCGGGAACATTGATATGAAAACGCAGATGGATTTGCTTCGCGTGATTGAAACGAAACAGTTTACCCGCGTGGGCGGGAATGAGACTATCAAAGTGGACTTCAGAATCATCTGTGCGACGAACAAAGACCTCGAACTTGCAGTGAAAGAAGGAACATTCCGCGAAGATTTTTATTATCGCTTGAATGTTTTCACGGTCAGCATCCCGCCGTTGCGTGAACGGAAAAGCGATATTCCGTTGCTCGTCAATTATTTTGTGAACAAACACAAGCGGGCGATGGGAAAAGACATCTCCTCCGTTTCTCCTGAAGCGATGGATATTCTCGTCCAGTACGATTGGCCCGGAAACGTGCGCGAACTGGAAAACGCGATGGAACGTGCGATGGTGGTCGGGAAATCCTGTGCAATCACCCCGGCTGATTTACCCTTCCAACTTTCCGAACGAAACAACGAACCGCAATCCGGCTCGCTGGCGGACATGGAGAAACGACATATCGCCCGTGTGCTGGAAGAACAGCGGTGGAACATTACCCACTCGGCGGAAGTGTTGCAGATTGACCGCGTCACGCTGTATAATAAAATTGCCAAGTACGGTTTCCGGAAACCGTAGTGCCGTTTCCGGTTCACATTCTCAATGCTTCTTCGCTCCCGCTTGCCGAACTTGAATCCGTTGCAGAAACTATCCGACAACTTCTCGGACTTTCTGTAAGTGTTGCACAGTATCGTCTCGAACTCGAGCGCGCGTTTGATAGTTCGCGGGTACAGTACAATTCTTCCGTGTTGATTGCGCATATACTTTCAACTATCACTTCCTCAGAGAAACAAAAACTTATCACCATCGTTGATGTTGACCTGTACATTCCTGTCCTGACATTCGTGTATGGTGAAGCGCAACTCGATGGAACAGCTGCAGTTGTTTCTACCCACAGACTTGCCAACGAGTTTTATGGTGTTGAAGAAAACCGCTCGCTCCTGTTAGAGCGGTTAACGAAAGAACTTGTTCACGAACTGGGACATACATTCGGATTATTTCACTGCAAGCAGTTCGAGTGCGTCATGCGCGCATCAACCTATGTGGAGGAGATTGATTTGAAGAAGATGACATTGTGTGAGGAATGTGCAAGAAGGTTATTTGAAAAAATCCATAACTGAGAAGGAATACCTTTTCCTACCTTTTGCTTCTTCAGAGGGAATTTGAAATACTTTTTCATCCTGCTATAATATTGACAACTTACAAGATGCCGTGAAGAAGTTGGATAAATAGTGTAGTGTTAGTAGATAGTTGTAAATATTAAGGTAAGACTTTGTAGGACTTTTAGATTTGATGAAGGGGGAGTTGAAAACTTCCCCTTTTTTTGTGCGCCAGAAGGGAGTCGAACCCCTAACCCTCAGCTCCGTAGGCTGATGCTCTATCCAGTTGAGCTACTGGCGCTTTTTGTGGGAATTTCTTTGAAATGCGGTACAAATATACAAAACTTCAAATGGAAAACCAATGGGTAGTTTTTACAACACAAACAAAGTTCTTTACTATTCTTGAACGAACGAAGTACGTATCAGAAATCAATAAATGAAAATTGTTCGATTGAAATTATTATCGTTCGGCTTCGTGTAGAGGGTAATGTATTTGCTTTGTCATCGAGTCCTTGTTTTTTCCATCTGTAATTGTATATTCCTTCCACTATTTCAGAATACTTCTCCATCTTCGATGCTTCAATTCTCCGACATTCAACTCGCATACGAGCGAATACATACCGTCATCAACACTACACCGTTGCTTTCCTCACAAACATTTAATGAAATAACCGGGAACCATGTTTGGTTCAAAGCGGAAAATTTTCAACGCATCGGCGCATTCAAATTTCGAGGCGCGTACAATAAAATTTCTTCGTTACGTGATGAAGAACGGAAGCGAGGTGTGATTGCACATTCCTCCGGCAACCATGCACAGGGAGTTGCTCTTGCGTCAAAGATTTTCGGAATCAAAGCGGTTATTGTGATGCCGCATGATTCGGTAAAAAGCAAAGTAGAAGCAACCAAGGGATACGGAGCGGAAGTTGTCTTTTGCGGAACATCTACAGATGACCGGGAACGTACGACGAATGAACTGATGCAGAACCACGGATACACTCTCATTCATCCGTACAACGATGAACAACTGATTGCTGGGCAGGGAACTCTCGTTCTTGAAATCGCACAGAAAAGGAAAGAACTCGATTATTTATTTATTCCGGTTGGCGGCGGCGGATTGATTTCCGGATGTGCGGTAGCGGCGAAACACATGTTCCCGAACATTAAAGTGATTGGCGTGGAAACAGAGGGAGCGAACGATTGCTACCAATCATTCCGCGAACAAAGAATAGTAAAAATTGAGAAAGCAACCACCATTGCCGACGGTATGCGAACGCTCTCTGTCGGGCAACTCAACTTTGAAATTATTATGAAGCATGTTGATGATGTTATCACCATTAACGATGAAGAAATTTACCCGATGATGAGATTCTTTCTTGAGCGGATGAAAATTCTCGTCGAGCCGACCGGGGCAGTCGCTTCTGCGGCAATTTTGAAAAATAATCTTGCACTTTCCGGCAAAAAAGTATGTGCCGTCATTAGCGGGGGAAATGTGGATGCGGAAGTGCTTCAGAGAATTCTTCGCTGAGCGTATGACACATGCTGTACGTGAATATCTCAATAATTCCGGGGGAATTTATTTTTTCCTCAACGCCTGATTGAAATCCTCAATCAAATCGTTGATACCTTCTACACCGACGGAAATCCGAATCATTCCCGGAGTCACTCCATGCTGTTTCAATTCCGCTTCACTCATGTTTACGTGTGAAGAATAGACCGGAATACTCACGAGGGTTTCTACTCCTCCCAGCGACATCGCATTAACAGCCACCTTCAGCGAGTCACATACCTTTGCCGCCGCTTTTGCGCCACCAGCCACTTCGATTGTGACCATTCCGCCAAATCCTTGCATCTGTTTTTTTGCAAGTTGATGTTGAGGATGTGAAGGAAGCCCCGGGTAAATAACGCGATTGACTTTGGGATGCTTCTCTAATGCCGTGGCGAGTAAAAGTGCATTTTCGTTTTGCCGATGAACACGTAATTCAAATGTTTTCAGACTTCTCTCAAGCAGGAACGCGGCAAACGGGTCCGCACAACCGCCGAGATGCTTGGCAAGATTTTTTGTTCGCTTGATAAACTTGCTCGAACCGAGAACCACTCCGCCCATCAAATCAGTATGACCGCCGAGATACTTCGTACTGCTCTCAACAATGACATCAACGCCAAGTTCAAACGGATTTTGGTTCAGAATCGTAGCGAATGTATTGTCTATTATGATGGTAATCAATGTCCGATGCTCTTTCTGGACTTGTCTTGTGAGACGAACAAGTTTTTGAATATCTACCAAACCTAACGTGGGATTTGTCGGCGTTTCGAAGTAAACAAGTTTTGTTTTTGGCGTGATGATATACAGCAGGTCGTTCAAAGAATTTGCATCAACATAGTTTACAGTTATTCCATAATTCGGAAGAGTATCGCGGAAGAAACGATACGTTCCTCCGTACAACGCCGGCGTACTGACAATTTCATCACCGGAGGTACACGCGGAAAGAATTGCCGTGGTAATTGCCGCCATGCCGGAAGAAAATAACGCGGCTGATTCTCCTCCTTCCATCAATGCAATTTTTTCTTCAACTTCATTCACGGTCGGATTGTGGTAACGTGTATATACCAACACGCTTTGGTCCCCCTGCGCGTAACGAATAGCATCGTTCGAGTTTTCGAAACGATATGTGCTTGTCTGGTAAATGGGAAACGAGACCGGACCTTTGTACGCATGCGTATGTTTACCATGGATTGCTCTGGTTGCGAGAGAATGTTTTGTTTTCTTCTTCATAATTTTGGTAATGGTTCTTTGTAACTGCAATTTGGATTCTGAATTGACTATCTGGCGCACGTTTGCGCTCTACCTCCATCAATACTAAAACTTCCGCCGGTAATCCATCCGGCACGGTCGGAGGCGAGGAACAGTATTAACTCGGCAACTTCTTCCGGCGAACCGACTCTCCCGATAGGATGTGTGCTTTTTCCATGCTCAAGAAATTTCTGATATGTTTCTTCAGGCATTCCGCTTGTGCGATGGAGATTCGTGATGACAACGCCCG
This sequence is a window from Ignavibacteriota bacterium. Protein-coding genes within it:
- a CDS encoding sigma-54-dependent Fis family transcriptional regulator, which codes for MNEHIALLIVDDEQIVRDSLTKWFREDGYIVGAAANAAEALRLMQEQRWHIILLDIKMPGMDGMELQQRIRDIDAHAIIIFITAHASVDTAVQALKCGAFDYITKPIDPDHLSHLVSNAIKQRALAMENLKLKEQVVEFSKPDEIIGDSSQIKKVFEMIKTVAGTDTTVMIRGESGTGKELIARAIHANSQRRYFPIVTINCGALPEGVLESELFGHERGAFTGAQYRRKGKLELADGGTLFLDEVGNIDMKTQMDLLRVIETKQFTRVGGNETIKVDFRIICATNKDLELAVKEGTFREDFYYRLNVFTVSIPPLRERKSDIPLLVNYFVNKHKRAMGKDISSVSPEAMDILVQYDWPGNVRELENAMERAMVVGKSCAITPADLPFQLSERNNEPQSGSLADMEKRHIARVLEEQRWNITHSAEVLQIDRVTLYNKIAKYGFRKP
- a CDS encoding archaemetzincin family Zn-dependent metalloprotease, which translates into the protein MPFPVHILNASSLPLAELESVAETIRQLLGLSVSVAQYRLELERAFDSSRVQYNSSVLIAHILSTITSSEKQKLITIVDVDLYIPVLTFVYGEAQLDGTAAVVSTHRLANEFYGVEENRSLLLERLTKELVHELGHTFGLFHCKQFECVMRASTYVEEIDLKKMTLCEECARRLFEKIHN
- the ilvA gene encoding threonine ammonia-lyase, yielding MLQFSDIQLAYERIHTVINTTPLLSSQTFNEITGNHVWFKAENFQRIGAFKFRGAYNKISSLRDEERKRGVIAHSSGNHAQGVALASKIFGIKAVIVMPHDSVKSKVEATKGYGAEVVFCGTSTDDRERTTNELMQNHGYTLIHPYNDEQLIAGQGTLVLEIAQKRKELDYLFIPVGGGGLISGCAVAAKHMFPNIKVIGVETEGANDCYQSFREQRIVKIEKATTIADGMRTLSVGQLNFEIIMKHVDDVITINDEEIYPMMRFFLERMKILVEPTGAVASAAILKNNLALSGKKVCAVISGGNVDAEVLQRILR
- a CDS encoding HAMP domain-containing protein, whose protein sequence is MKFFHSLTFRVLGGSFVLLLILFGFYSYFAIQFHSEQMMEYVLQNASRSSDVIKKSTHYSMLLNRREDVYQIINTIGTEPGVEGIRIYNKRGEIMFSTNKAEEQTAVDMNAEACVACHEQQQPLQSLPMDNRMRIYQSQNGHRVLGLINPIRNEHACSNAECHAHPAERTVLGVLDVRMSLDQVDKDIFEAQVRMGIFAVLAVMALAVFSLLFVYNTVHRPVKKLITGTKEISSGNLTYHIPSDSKDELGMLAQSFNVMTESLRTVMEENERWSNELEIRVKEKTAELKRLHEQMLQIEKMASLGKLSATVAHELNNPLEGILTYSKLIAKRLRKAEPLTEAAQQMLEELEVVSRETQRCGNIVKNLLLFSRKQVGELTLASVRHIVEKAAQLVQHHFQISNVEFTAEYPPEEVVLLCDENQIQQALIALFVNAVEAMHGGGKIHVQVRKELQNDSVLIEVSDTGVGIAEEDVPHIFEPFFTTKKDGKGVGLGLSVVYGIVERHGGDISVRSEHEKGTTFTLVFPHKK
- a CDS encoding aminotransferase class I/II-fold pyridoxal phosphate-dependent enzyme, with product MKKKTKHSLATRAIHGKHTHAYKGPVSFPIYQTSTYRFENSNDAIRYAQGDQSVLVYTRYHNPTVNEVEEKIALMEGGESAALFSSGMAAITTAILSACTSGDEIVSTPALYGGTYRFFRDTLPNYGITVNYVDANSLNDLLYIITPKTKLVYFETPTNPTLGLVDIQKLVRLTRQVQKEHRTLITIIIDNTFATILNQNPFELGVDVIVESSTKYLGGHTDLMGGVVLGSSKFIKRTKNLAKHLGGCADPFAAFLLERSLKTFELRVHRQNENALLLATALEKHPKVNRVIYPGLPSHPQHQLAKKQMQGFGGMVTIEVAGGAKAAAKVCDSLKVAVNAMSLGGVETLVSIPVYSSHVNMSEAELKQHGVTPGMIRISVGVEGINDLIEDFNQALRKK
- a CDS encoding 4Fe-4S dicluster domain-containing protein; protein product: MTTKKAMLIDLTLCVGCNACQEACKTENKLPEGEEHSLSATAYTALNEYDGTYVRRMCQHCVDPTCASVCPVGAFDKLASGPVLYDESKCIGCRYCMQACPFQVPRYQWSSTYPKVMKCKFCADRQAKGLQPACTEACPSGATKFGNRDDLVREAYDRIKAEPEKYVNKVYGVDEVGGTSILYISSVPFEQLGFKTNLQSTALPMLTWNVLSKIPNIVSVGGVMLYGIWWITNRRKDVQKVEKELLEKRGNGNHSSMN
- the hybB gene encoding Ni/Fe-hydrogenase cytochrome b subunit, coding for MKNLLSKITVWRAIAFMILASGVVATYIRFTQGLGESTNLSDEFPWGLWIGFDILCGVGLAAGGFTIAAIVYIFNIKRFEPIVRPTILTAFLGYLLVIVALMFDLGRPLQIWHALIMWNPRSVMFEVAWCVMLYTTVLSLEFAPVVLEKFKMTKTLNILHKVSVPLIILGVILSTLHQSSLGSLYLIVPEKLYGLWYSPYLPVFFFVSAISVGCAMVIFESFLSSRAFKRGLEMDLLTEIGRISVVMLAVLTTMKVVDLLDRHAISLLFIPRMETYLYWAEVSIGILIPMAMLAIRKVRESHGGLFASAAMIIIGFIFNRMNIGITGMEAWAGVSYFPNWMEISVTLSIVVLGFIVFSLAAKYLPIFKHEQPKLHEVALHPLVEDLLSVSQQQRA